From a single Mycosarcoma maydis chromosome 2, whole genome shotgun sequence genomic region:
- a CDS encoding cation-transporting ATPase encodes MSDVEHQQEKKVTKHRDIDEEHANSGPKHALVDMSTIELKAEDLYDKAKVDIEAIELEDVWTLLQCNEGGLSEEECSRRRAIFGPNKIETEEPNPILQFLSFMWNPLSWVMEGAAIVAIALSNGEGKAPDWPDFVGIVLLLLINSTIGFIEERNAGNAVKALMDSLAPKARCKRDGKWIEIESSDLVPGDVIAFKIGDIVPGDCRLFDAINVSCDQASLTGESLPVNKKLGDQCFSGSICKQGEAEGVVISTGPNTFFGRAATLIGSDDDTTGHLQQVLSRIGLFCMVTIGLFIVLEILILYAGFRYRYRRGIDNILVLLIGGIPIAMPCVLSVTLAVGAQQLAKHKAIVTRITAIEELAGVDILCSDKTGTLTTNKLTIDTELVKLYSDWANVEDVIRLAAYASRTENQDAIDATIVGTLKDPAEARNGIKLLDFKPFNPVDKRTEITYLEEATGKMKRVTKGMTSIIIDLCKRNKTEAQENALEADVEEFANRGLRGLAVAFEEVPSGEVEAEGNGFELLGLLAIFDPPRHDTKETLDNAQALGVRVKMVTGDQLAIAKETGRRLGLGDRMFNSKVLVEGVLPAGSPYKSLDEMILDVDGFAGVFPEHKYEIVKRLQGLGHLTAMTGDGANDAPALARANVGVAVEGATDAARGAADIVLTEPGLSTIVEAIRQSRIIFGRMKNYAAYAAAITIRVVVGFALLAFIWKSDFPPFMVLIIAFLNDGSIMTLSLDTVKPALEPQHWDLTELFFCGSLYGLYQVASTLALYAVIYETTFFEDKFGVTPLHGNPNDPRLHMIMYLQVAILAQALIFVTRSHGFSWMERPSFALMGAFCLAQLISSIIAAYGDWGFTNVHSIEGGWIGIVWVWNIVWYFPMDLVKFFAKFLLRNIRSKKTPAAAHESLSRTTSRADSMYSNRTSFLKRAQRKAGFGGEKKVHMSNTELQRLGSIQAQEASRRLSRTQ; translated from the coding sequence ATGTCTGACGTTGAGCATCAGCAAGAAAAGAAGGTCACCAAGCACCGAGACATTGACGAGGAGCACGCCAACAGCGGCCCCAAGCATGCTCTCGTTGACATGAGCACtatcgagctcaaggccgAGGACCTCTACGACAAGGCTAAGGTTGATATTGAggccatcgagctcgaggatgtCTGGACCTTGCTCCAGTGTAACGAAGGCGGCCTTAGCGAGGAGGAGTGCTCCCGCCGCCGTGCAATCTTTGGTCCCAACAAGATTGAGACCGAGGAGCCCAACCCCATTCTTCAGTTCCTTTCCTTCATGTGGAACCCTCTATCTTGGGTCATGGAGGGTGCCGCCATTGTCGCCATCGCCCTCTCCAATGGCGAGGGCAAGGCCCCTGATTGGCCAGACTTTGTTGGTATCGTCCTGCTTCTGCTCATCAACTCGACCATCGGTTTCATCGAGGAGCGCAACGCCGGTAACGCCGTCAAGGCTCTCATGGACTCGCTCGCTCCCAAGGCCCGTTGCAAGCGTGACGGCAAGTGGATCGAGATTGAGTCTTCCGACCTCGTTCCCGGTGATGTGATTGCTTTCAAGATTGGCGACATTGTTCCTGGTGACTGCCGTCTTTTCGATGCCATCAACGTTTCGTGCGACCAGGCCTCGCTCACTGGTGAATCGCTCCCCGtgaacaagaagctcggTGACCAGTGCTTCTCTGGTTCCATCTGCAAGCAGGGTGAGGCCGAGGGTGtcgtcatctcgaccggcCCCAACACCTTCTTCGGTCGTGCCGCTACCCTCATTGgctccgacgacgacaccaCTGGTCACTTGCAGCAGGTTCTTTCCCGCATCGGTCTCTTCTGCATGGTCACCATTGGTCTCTTCATTGTCCTTGAGATTCTCATTCTCTACGCTGGCTTCCGTTACAGGTACCGCCGTGGTATCGACAACATCCTTGTCCTTTTGATCGGTGGTATTCCCATTGCCATGCCCTGTGTGCTTTCTGTTACTCTCGCCGTCGGTGCTCaacagctcgccaagcacaAGGCCATCGTAACGCGTATCACTGCCATCGAGGAGCTCGCTGGTGTCGACATTCTTTGCTCCGACAAGACTGGTACTCTTACCACCAACAAGCTTACCATTGAcaccgagctcgtcaagctctACTCGGACTGGGCTAATGTCGAGGATGTCATCCGTCTCGCCGCCTACGCTTCCCGTACTGAGAACCAGGACGCCATTGACGCCACCATTGTTGGCACCCTGAAGGACCCTGCTGAGGCTCGCAACGGtatcaagctgctcgacttCAAGCCCTTCAACCCCGTCGACAAGCGTACCGAGATCACCTACCTCGAAGAGGCTACCGGCAAGATGAAGCGTGTTACCAAGGGTATGACTTCAATCATCATCGACCTCTGCAAGCGCAACAAGACCGAGGCCCAGGAGAACGCTCTCGAggccgacgtcgaggaGTTTGCCAACCGTGGTCTTCGTGGTCTCGCTGTTGCTTTCGAGGAGGTCCCTTCTGGTGAGGTTGAGGCTGAGGGCAACGgattcgagcttcttggtctTCTTGCTATCTTCGATCCTCCCCGTCACGACACCAAGGAGACTCTTGACAACGCCCAGGCTCTCGGTGTGCGCGTCAAGATGGTCACTGGTGACCAGCTTGCCATCGCCAAGGAAACCggtcgtcgtcttggtctcggcgaCCGCATGTTCAACTCCAAGGTTCTCGTCGAGGGTGTCCTCCCCGCTGGAAGCCCTTACAAGTCGCTTGACGAGATGATtcttgatgttgatggTTTCGCCGGTGTCTTCCCCGAGCACAAGTACGAGATTGTCAAGCGTCTCCAGGGTCTTGGCCACTTGACTGCTATGACTGGTGACGGTGCCAACGATGCTCCCGCTCTTGCCCGTGCCAACGTCGGTGTTGCCGTTGAGGGTGCTAccgatgctgctcgtggTGCCGCCGACATTGTACTTACCGAGCCCGGTCTGTCCACCATTGTCGAGGCTATCCGTCAGTCGCGCATCATTTTCGGTCGTATGAAAAACTACGCTGCCtacgctgctgccatcacCATCCGTGTTGTTGTCGGTTTCGCTCTTCTTGCCTTCATTTGGAAGAGTGATTTCCCCCCTTTCATGGTTCTTATCATTGCTTTCCTCAACGACGGTTCCATCATGACGCTCTCACTCGACACTGTCAAGCCCGCTCTCGAGCCCCAGCACTGGGACCTTACCGAACTGTTCTTCTGCGGTTCGCTCTACGGTCTCTACCAGGTTGCCTCGACTCTGGCGCTCTACGCCGTGATTTACGAGACTACCTTCTTCGAGGACAAGTTCGGTGTCACGCCCCTGCACGGAAACCCCAACGACCCTCGTCTGCACATGATCATGTACCTCCAGGTTGCCATTCTCGCCCAGGCCCTCATCTTTGTCACCCGTTCTCACGGCTTTTCGTGGATGGAGCGCCCCTCGTTCGCTCTCATGGGTGCCTTCTGCCTTGCTCAGCTCATTTCGTCGATCATTGCCGCTTACGGTGACTGGGGCTTCACCAACGTGCACTCGATCGAGGGTGGCTGGATCGGAATCGTCTGGGTGTGGAACATCGTCTGGTACTTCCCCATGGATCTTGTCAAGTTCTTCGCCAAGTTCCTGCTCCGCAACATCCGCAGCAAGAAGACCCCGGCGGCTGCACACGAGAGCTTGAGCCGCACCACGTCGCGTGCCGACAGCATGTACTCGAACCGTACTTCGTTCCTCAAGCGTGCCCAGCGCAAggctggctttggcggcgAGAAGAAGGTTCACATGTCGAACAccgagctgcagcgtctcggAAGCATCCAGGCCCAGGAGGCCTCGCGTCGCCTGTCCAGGACCCAGTAA